The window TAATGATTTTTTAACATATACTAACATATAAGCACTATAATTTTTCATcctttgttttattttatcacataaattatatgtatatatgttattttcGATTTCTATATCATAACCTCCAAAATTATCATTAATAACTGAATGCTCACTAactctatatattttatcatcatcacATTTTAACCAAATTTTTTGATCATGTTTATAACTAAAAGAATAATAATGGCCACTATTCATATTTCCTTGATGTACAGATACTGcttgtaaaatatattcttgttcattatttttacaatattttgacaaatttaattctttataaaattcgaatctattatttaatttgactgtttccattttatttaaatcaaatgtaaatctttttaataaaaaaatacaaatatttggaaaatttaaaaatctCATTCCTTTTTTAGCCCGTTGCATACCATATCCATCtgtttcatatatattatcaccTTCTAATATTTCTGCTTCTATTGCTTTGTCTAATGATTCATAGATGTTATTACATCCTTGTACATCTAATTGAATATCTTCATATGTTTCTTTTCTAACACTTTTATAATCTATATCTATACATTCTATATATGTTTCAACTTGACCTTCGAACATTTTTTTGACAGAACCCTCAACTACGGTACCTTTCATTTGCTCCTCTACTTTATCTAATAATagttttaataattcatGTGTATCTTGTTGTGTAAAAACATCATTTGCATTCCATCCAAAAGATCTAATTAATTCTTTACATGAAACAGCTTCATTTTGTGTATGAAGtttgtaaaataaattttgaagAGCCAAAGATGTtggtaaaatattttttttttcattttcttcttctattaatatatttttataatctaTTTCTTTAGTTCGTtcattttcataataatttCCATCAATATTAGTATTtccagtttttttttttttttttttttttcttttatagaAGCAAGATCCTGATGATTCAGAACAACTAACATAAGAGGTTGTATAAGAAGATTCTATTGAAAGAGATGACAAATTATCATCAGAATAACTATCATAATAGCTACTAAcatcataataattttctgatttttcttcattattttttattatactatttcgttttttaattatattttctatatcacTTTTATCGCTAATATTGTCACCAGTGCATCTATATGACCCTTCTCCGCTTGACGTTTGGATATGGTCATCATTAGTGTGATAGTTTTTATCATTGTTTGAAATGTGCACGGAACTGTAGTTTtcttttttactatttttgtGAGCACTTATTATGTGTTCATTCTCATTCCCATTCTCATTCTCATTCCCATTCTCATTCTCATTCCCATTCCCATTCCCATTCCCATTCCCATTCCCATTCCAGTTTTGAGCCTGATTTGGGCGGACATTGCTTTTGTTTGATAAATTGTCAGAAGAGCAGATGTGCGAAACTGACATGGATTCATTTTCAGaatcattattttcttctatttCACTTGAAGATttaagaatttttttttttttatttaaatttttttttgtctcctgtatttgattatttttattttttttattatttttcactTCATATTCAATATAGTTATTATtagttattatattatcttcttcttttacattttcatttttttttaaaataaattcagAATCTAAACtatttgaaatattattatttccattgTTTAtggaatttattttatctaatatataattagaGGGATCTTCATTTTCGTTTCCATTTTCGTTTCCATTTTCGTTCCCATTTTCGTTCCCATTTTCGTTCCCATTTTcgttattataatttatcgaatttttatattcataattatttgctttttttatatcagcAAGCTGAATATATTGTTCATTTCCAGAGATATTATTGTGTTGATTTTTGTTTGAAATGGAAATATCATCATGTACGCTATTTATAGATGTATtcgtttcattttttatattgctATATGATAAAGATGGTTGGTTATTATCGCCACTTTTAACAATTTcgtcatatttttttttaatttttttttttcgatgtTTCCAAGCCTGATATGCTTTAAGGTTTTCCCTTTTTAAAGATGTTTTATCtgttttttcaaaattagtttctttatttttatatttaaaattttggTCAATTTCTGTAATATGGTTATTAAGTCTATtggtttgtttttttcttttttttttttctaatttatttttaaaaaattcaagAGTTTTATTTCCAAtgatattttcaatattaaatatcatCATACAAACAGATTTTCTGAAAATGTTGATATGATATAACAGTTGTAACAAAGCATTCATATAGCATGTAGCACCATGATTTTTTAAACCAACAAATCCTGTTCGTATTTtactattataatttatatctctactatttttataagaTTCTGAACCAAAAGGGAATACACCAGCTCTTAATATTATttctccttttttatttataaaccCATGTTCTTGTATTTTATCAATAGGAATAAAATTATGCCATCCTCTATCTGTATTTATATGAGAGAAACTAAAATTATCTATTTTACAAAATGAATATCTATAATCTGATtgattaattaatataatataatattgtacATTATTAAATCCCCAATCTTGCACCCAATCATCTTTTGACATTGTTTCAACAAAAGCTGATGAAACTGGATACATGTAATTATTAGATTTAGTTTttggtataaataaaattctaaaaataaaattaggACAAACTTTCCATTCTGAATATATTTCATCATTACTTTCAATTTtaccaaaaaaattatctatAACTAATTCTATTTCATTTTCTGCTACCCctcttaaatttttataggAATATGcttcattataatttatatctttatttatttcaaaattattttcagtTTGGTTTCtatctaaaaaaatattttgactATTTCTAACATAATCATGTCGTTCTTCAATTTCTTCTCTTTCATCATGTACACTACTATGATTTGTTGTAACATTGCTGATACTACTTGCATTGCTCACATTGCTTATATTGCTCACATTGCTTACATTGCTCACATTGCTTACATTGCTCACATTACTTACATTTCTTACATTgcttaaattattattattttgatcgTAGTTATCATCTACATAAATTTCATCAGCATTACATGgattcatattttgttcatgaaatttattaaacttattataatttctataattatttattttatcattttctatattttcatcTTCACTATCAGAAGAAATGTCTCTTCTGCTTCTATTGTAATCTTCTTCATTTCCGTCATTATTATTagtcatttttattttttaatctaTTTTAATTTAGCCACTCTCTTGAATAAGcctatatttgtttatagTAAAATACTTCTTGTTTGATTGCttcctttttatttatttagttTTTGCAAGttgaatttttatatgtacatattatccagtaaataataataataatatattaatttttgaaacaaataaaatataataaataataaataaacatttttacAAGACTCTAcatgaaaataattacatatataaatagatatacatatttataagaacacacaatatttatatcaatatGTAGATGTATTTTGGTTGTGTGTGCAATATAGTTatcttaaaaatattgtCTGTGTCAGCataatgttttaataaagaatattaaattttgtttatatgaatatttttatttttttttaataaaaacagaaaaaaaaaaataattaactAATCAAAGAAAGATTGcataatgaattaaaatataaatcactgcaaaaaaaaaatatgtaaaatataaagatcTACATACATTGTGCCTAAATTGTGATGTCCATGTGgtacacatttttttaaatatacacCATAGTgaatttttcttattttttatgtattttacTAGGATTatatttcacttttttttcttttttttctttttttttctgttttttttttttttgtcgaGTCGAATAAATAGCCCTTAAgaataataatgtaaaacATGTAAATGTGTTTTCGCAgcttttaatataatatgttatttttacattaataacattttatttgaACTATgaaatcatataaataatacttattttgaattatttttattcgtaTTGtgtaagtatataataacttTTACAATTGTATAAATACgtacatacatgcatacatacatatatataaggtttaacaaaaataatttcaaatcaaattaaaaaattactttTATGTCATGtcatgttattttttttttttttttttttttctcattatCATAAACATATTAAAGAATTAATTTCTTCTTAACAAACTTATATATAATGGAAAAAcataccattttttttttaacgaTAATTGAGGTACTAAAAAAGGATaatattgttaataaaatatataacatgaaaaaaatagtatatgTGCATATGTAACGTGAATAAGGGTTttgtaaattaaatattcctGAAATTATGCtagtttaaaaaaattatataattgaaataaaaattaaaacaaaagggcgtgaagaaaaaaaaaaaacatagaaGGAATCATCATATGCATATTACATTAATTTACTAAATATCcccacaaaaaaaaaaataagccGAGCTttgtatgttttttttatatagggcttacataaatataataagtacatatataataatttatacacTACATAATATACGAATATTTAGTATATGTATAAGATATCATTTCTTTGAATTTAgttgtaataaaaattatatttttcagaTTTATTAgaaattcttttttttcatcactTTATAATAACATTTCGTAAAGGTATTTACCCATGTGcgaaaaaagtgaaaaaaaattgttatgaacaaaaacaaaaaattatgtacaattcagaaaaaaaaagaaaaaaaaaaaaaaaaaaagctagTAAcgtatagaaataaaaacataCATATGTTCATATACAATACTATTAGTAGAAATTGTTTTAGGAAATGAATTACACATGTTTTAGTGAAAATTATACTCTGTTacaaatttatgtatatattttttctctcctttgttttttttacgaaaataaaaaatatgtaaatttGGTGTGCTACCTTTCGTGATTTTTGTGTACTTATTTATAAGCATGGTTTTATTGTTTgttaataacaataatgtGAATTTCACAATGTGTAAATATGTGACTACGTCAGATATATGAATAACATTGTGAAATGAcactttttctttttttaagaaTGTAATATAAcgattttatataataaaggtTCTtggaaattattaaataggtacctatatatatgtatatggaaaaaaatattttttattttttcaataatattcTTTAGATTGTTTAGTAAgattatataattgtatagaaaaaaaaagaaactgAAAATTTCAACCTGTTTTTATTGTGtaacatattttaagaaaataattttacattattaatttataaatccTTAACATtgatgttttaaaaaatgttatatgaatataacataacaataaataaataaataaataaaagatatttCATTCAGgtcttatttttataaaaaaaaaaaaaaaaaaaaaaaaaaaaatatatatattcttatGTACATGTCCATATAGTATTATGTACACATTTAATtaggaatatataaatataatttttttgcaaaaaaaaagagtTCTTCACTCttcaatataaaaaaggaaaatatgtGAAATAATTATCAGTAAAAATTTGCCAAACATTCAGTAAAAGCTCGCCAAAAacttaataattttataagtGCAAATATTACCTTTGtggtcataatttttatataaagcAAAAGTGTGTATACATTTTAATAGCTCTTATAtttacttaaaaaaataagtgtacatataaatgaaaaatagaATTCAAGACATGTATAGACGCATATagttacataaaaaaaatttattttctctGGAGgtgtttttaaaaataataattttgtatcACTATTTGATGGGTATAATAAATAAgggaatataataattggagtaaaaaaaaaaaaaaaaaaaaaaaaaaaaaaatttagtaaaaatataaattagtaaaaatataaattagtaaaaatataaattagtaaaaatataaattagtaaaaatataaattagtaaaaatataaattatgtttgCAAGCCTTTTGATATTTGAGTGtttacatataatttttctatcaagataaaataaattaatgtgaACAATAAGTTTATATGAACAATGAACTATTTAAGCAGTACTGCTTATAGTACATATAACAGAAATAAATAGAGATgtctcaaaatataaatagcaATGCTCACATAAATAATTTCAGTATGCAAAATGATATGGTCAACATAATTTTAGAAGATTGTATAAAAGATTGGTTCCcatttttaaatgataatgaatataaaggAAACAAAGATAACAtaaaagaagaagaaaattgtaaaaatataaaagatgaAATTATAAGATTGAAAAAATTCTATAAGGGTATAAAATCAGATAATTttcctttaaaaaaattatataaatctgaaagatatatttttaatttaaatagtgaggaaaatgatgaagatgttttttttaattctgaTGGTGTGTATATGGAAATtctaaaagaaaataatagaaTCCAAGATAAAGACAACTTTTATggtattaataataaagaatatgtgaataaaaatttaaatgatattCATGGAAGTGCAATGTTTTATGATTGTTTGTATACAGAAGatgaggaaaaaaaaaataataaattatccAGAAAAATGAGTAAAGAAGATGAGTATAAACAAGAGTATATAAATAGAGAACAAAATGAAACTGTTTATGAgtgggaaaaaaataaaaaaataaaaaacggCGTAAAAAGTGACGTAAAAAATGGTATAAAAAATGGTGTAAAAAATGGTGCAATAAATAGTAATCGGAATTATGATCGAAGTCGACATAATTCAGAAAGTGATAGTGCACTATTTAAAcgaaaaaaggaaaataatacaaaaggAGAGGaagatatttttttgaatgtAAAAGAGTATGATGTTGATGGGGTAAAAATAGGGAAAGTTCCAAGTGAGCATTTAACTAGTAAAACCGTGGAAAATGTCGAAAAAAGCGCCGAAAAAAATGCCGAAAAAAATGCCGAAAAAAATGCCGAAAAAAATGCCGAAAAAAATGCCGAAAAAAATGCCGAAAAAAATGCCGAAAAAAATGTCGAAAAAAATGTCGAAAAAAACGCAAAAAATGGGcttaatgaaaatatgttagatgataaaaataattttctaaataaatattcatgtAAAGAAAAAgacatatgtataaataaaatgaaaaattttaattatggTGATGAAATAgacataaaaaaagaaattaaaGAACCGAgattaaataatatgaacgAGTCAGGTAAATCCGTAATAGATAGCGATGGACAAACATTGTtagacataaaaaatataaacacaATTATAcaagaaataaaatttgaagatggaaaagaaaaaaattattctaTGGATTCATATGGaagtatttatttaaatacatGTTTGAATGTTTTAAAAGTTgatatgaattattttttaattccaaAAAATATTGGAAATGaagaattattatatgaaaaaaaaaaaattaaagaaattttaaaactttatgataaattattttatagcCATTTTAAGTTTATtccaaataaattttataaagaaACATTAAGACCTATTTATTcttattatcaaaatttgAAATCTACAATCGGGTTGGGTTCAGTTAATACATCCCTCGATTTAACATCGAAGAAATCATGTTCTATAAGTCGGAACTACGAGATTCGGGCACatagtaatataaaaaaagtgaagCAAAGGCGAAGCAAGAGCGAAGCAAAAGCGAAGCAAAAGCGAAGCATtgctcatttttttattcttccATTCTTCCATTTTTTCATTCTTCCATtcttccattttttatttttccattttttattttttatttttccattttctcATTTTCTCATTTTTCCATTTCCACCCTTTTAGGCACCCCCAATGTACGTAGTAGCGAAGGAAATCCGACAAAAGGCAAAAGCCGTGAATCTATGGAATACACCAATTTAGGAAGTTTTTccaatttaataaatgatatgaatgttaagaaaatattattagatGTGGATGAGAATGCAGATATTAGTTATATGGAAAaagattataaatttttatataatgatttggtaaaattaaaaaatttacttATAAAAAAGcggaattataaaaatattttatttgattatCAAAAACGTTTTGTTCAATTAAATAATAGATGTGTTAAAACATATAAGGATATATATCCAGTtgaaaaggaatataaaatatatacacaaataaaaaaagaaacagTAGCAGTTATTAACATAATTAATGCaaactataaaaaatattatataggCCAGTAATATGTTTGCAATCATTTTTGAGATGTCTTTGGTAcgttatattattttgaacAATTTTTTAGCATATATAAAATCACAAACGTGAATAGTTTGTTTGAAAATGgtcaattaaataaatttttttttttaatttttgtcataaaaaataaacattgAAATGTAAAGCATGTAGATTATTCATTGGCGGGCAAGTTGggaaaaaaacgaaaaaaaatgaaaaaaaaaacgaaaaaaaatttgagAAAAAAATTGAGAAGAACGAACAGGATGACGATAGGGTGGCCATTAATTTGTCCACATTtgacataattttaattggGGTTATTTTCGTATTTTCCAAAATAATgcttaaaatataaaagagcagcattaatattttttatttgattttttggaaaatttaaaatattttgattagGATTAACATATTcttgttttttaattctatcattttttatatggttTCTCAAATTAACCATtcttttttgtttcattAATTTTCTTTTCGTTGTTGGTGGTACATGACCTTTAGCTTTTTCTTTTAGAATTTCGACATTTTTACATTCTCTTACTCcttttaaaaacatttttataatttcgaTTTTTGTTAAATCTTTTCGATTTTCAATATCAATTTCGACAGTCGCATTTCTTAACCTTTTCATGTAATTTCTAAATACATGaggttttattattattttttgttttttttcaacataatttttaattggaatataaaaattatgatctCTTCCTTTAATTATGTTTATAACATATCCTTTACATAatatttccaaaaaaaaaattaaaaaaataagaattatcatttattacatatttatcgttattttaaattatgaGATGATCAATAATGTTgcattcttttatttttcgtTATCCCATTGGAATGGGAATGACCAGTTTGGAAAAATGACCAATTTGGAAAAATGACCAGTTtggaaaaatgaaaataagtTTGAGTATGAAATGGGGATACAACTAATTTAAATGGGCATAACTAAATAGACctataacaaaattaaagaaatGTAAAACAAATGTAAAGATAATAAAAGTTTGCgaaaaaattgaaataaaaaatgtgtgtataaatatttattaccaatatataaaattaaagaacATATCACGAAAtcgaaaataattttttcctGTTTAAGGTTGAACAGGCTCTTGTTTGTAATCTTGAAAATGGGGAAAATGGTGAacataatgatgaaaatggtGAACATAATGATagatatttttcttttattattttgtgtattccatatttaattttgtagatattatatacattggAAAATTTTTTGGATAATTATTACCTGCACACGCAAGGCAATTAAAAGGGTAAAATTTCCAATAGCTGTAAAAAGGGTAGCATTAgctattttttctttaaataaggaaaatgtgaatatataaactgataaaagaattatattaaacaggttaaaaataatgtttatatctataaatttaattttttttactgtaacatttgtatatttattgtaaaaattatttataatttcgtTCATTTTTAACTgaaaatttggaaaaaaatattgtttggtacaatatgtaaatatgtatacatatacatatacatatatgtggTGGTAATGTAACTCTCATATGAAGAGTacatatacatgtatatatttataacattatCATTAGCATGTAATTAAAAAgcgttatttttttatttttattaatttagtAAAATATCATTTGGAAATATTGTGTAAGAgaagaaaattattatagcCTAATTGtgcttaaaatatttatggaacttttttttcattttatacatatacatacatatacgTATGTATGGGGGTATAATTAAAAGTGGgcaaaaatattgtatagaAAATTTAAGTTAATCagcaaattttatatatatatatatatgtatatatatatattatgtatgtatgtatttttttttttttttttttttttttttaaatagtatCCTATACATAAAtgtatgttattattattttatggtaaatttgtttattgatatgaattaaataattgtgTTATATATCTCTACATATACAagatatattatgatataaaaatgtatgaagcataacaatttttttaataagcaaggttatttttttaataagaaggttatttttttaataagcaaggttatttttttaataagcAAGATTGTTTTTTCCACAAtattttatctttaaatGGTGGGAAATTAAGCATGCATACGTAATAGTATACCTAGCATATGCATGATATATTTGTTTG is drawn from Plasmodium yoelii strain 17X genome assembly, chromosome: 2 and contains these coding sequences:
- a CDS encoding dolichyl-diphosphooligosaccharide--protein glycosyltransferase subunit OST2, putative is translated as MNEIINNFYNKYTNVTVKKIKFIDINIIFNLFNIILLSVYIFTFSLFKEKIANATLFTAIGNFTLLIALRVQITNKSLFNLKQEKIIFDFVICSLILYIGLFSYAHLN